The Horticoccus luteus DNA window CTCGTCCCCGCTCCCGGCAATCAACTGATCACGTGGAACGTCACCGATCCCGACAACGACGAGGTGACGTGCACCGTTTCCATTCGTCACGACGGCGATTCCGCCTGGATCGACCTCGCGCGCAACACCAGCGATTCCTACGTGCAGTTCGATACCACGCATCTCCCCGAAGGCCTCTACTTCACCCGCCTCGTCGCCACCGAACAGGCCCCGCGCCCCGCCGCTGATCGCCTGCAAACCACCTTCGAGACCGACGACCTGCTCATCGACCGCACGCCCCCCGAAATCTCCGCCGCCACCGTCACGCGCGATGGCGACACCACCAAAGTCACCGTCCGCGGTCGCGATGCACTGTCGCTGCTCGAAGCCCTCGAAGTGAATTTCAACAACGGCGCGAAAGACACCGTCGAGCAACCCGCCGACGGTATTCTCGACGGCCGCGAAGAAACCTTCGTGTTGGAAATTCCATCCGCGCGCCTCGCCGGCGCCACGTCCGTCGAAGTCATTCTCTACGACGCCGCCGGCAACAGCTCCGCCCGCCGCCTCCCCCTCGCGCCGTAATTCCAACGCCTCCCGGTTTGCAGACTGTAGGCGCGTCTCTTGTCCGCGCCTAGCTGTCGACCGTCCGTTCACTGCGCCCGTCACCTTTTGTTGCGGCGCAACGCCTCGCCCGCCGCGAGAATTCTTGCTGAATTTTCAATCCGCGCGGTTATCTCCGGACCCATTCTGCGTCTCCATTCGCTCCCGCGCTGATGACCGCCCCCTCACGTTTCCTGCGCTGCTGTCTGCTGTTTTTGGCTCTCGGCTCCTCCGTGTTTGCCAGCGAAGACACCTCGCGCGTGGTCAACCTTTCCACCCGCGGCCAGGCGGGTGTTAACGATAACGCCATGATCGCCGGATTCGTTATCGGCCCCGGCGCGCCCAAAACGGTTCTCATTCGCGCTGTCGGCCCCGGTCTTGCCACAGTCGCCCCCGATCTCGCGCCGCTCACCGTCACCGATCCTGTCGTCACCCTTTACCAAGGCGGCACGCCGCTCGCCACCAACGCCGCCTGGCTCGCCGCCGATGCGGACACCATGGCCGCCGTCGGCGCATTTCCGCTGCAAGCCGGCAGCCACGACGCCGCCGTCGTGCAGACACTCCAACCCGGCGCTTATACCGCCGTGGTCAACGGCTCCGCCACCGCCCGCAATCTCGCCCTCGTCGAGGTCTACGAAGTCTCCGCCGGCACGTCTCATTTGCTGAATCTTTCCACGCGCGCGCCCGTCGGCACTGGCGATAAAACCCTCATCGCGGGCCTCGTCATCGCGCCCGACAAAGGCCCCCGCCGCCTCCTCATCCGCGCCGCCGGCCCCGCTCTCGCCGCCATCGCTCCCGGCTTCACGGGCGAACTCGCCGACCCACTCCTCGTCGTCCGCGATGCCCACGGTGTTGCCCTCGCCACCAACGACGACTGGGGCTCCGTCGCCACATCCGCCGGCCTCGCCGCCGCGTTTTCCGCCGTCGGCGCATTTCCATTTCCTGATGCCAGCCACGATGCTGCCCTCCTCGGCGATTTTCCTCCGGGCGCCTACACGGTCACTGTCTCCGGCGTCGGCGACACCACCGGCATCGCACTGGCGGAAGTCTACGACGTCACGCCTGCAGAGCCTACCACCGTCACGCTCAGCGTCGACCGCACCAGCACCGACGAGGGCAATGTCACACCGCTCCAATTCACCTTCACGCGCGACGGCGACTCCACCGCCCCGCTGACCGTTTACTACACCGCCGGCGGGACCGCCACCAATGGCGCCGATTACACCTCACTGCCGGGCAGCCTCGTCATTCCCGCTGGCGCGACGTCCGCCACCGTCCTGGTCGTTCCCGTTGCCGACTTCGAGACCGAGCCCGACGAAACCCTTCAACTTTCCCTGCAGCCCGCCGCGAGCTACTCGCCCGGCGCAACGTCCACCGCAACTGTCACTCTCGCGGATCGCCCGCCCTCCCTCTTCGTCGCCGATCTCCGCGCCGGTGATTCTTCCACCTCGATCGCTTCGGGCACCGCCACCCTCCTGCTCAGCGCCAACGCCTCGACGATCAGCGTCTCCCTGAGTTTCGCCGGCCTCAGTTCGCCCGAGACGGTCACCTACGTCCGCCTCGGCGACCCCGGCACCATTGGCGAGGAACTTTTCCGCCTGCCGATCGGCCAAGTCGATTCTGCCACGTGGACCATCAAAGCCGTCGGGACGCTCGCCCTCGACGATGTCGTCGCCGCCCTGCGCGCCGGCCGCTTCTTCGTCAACGTCCAGACGGAGGCGTTTCCCACCGGCGAAATCCGCGGCCAGTTCATCCAGAGCAATGGTTCCCAAACCTTCACCGCGCCCTCCGACCCGCCCGCCGTCGATCTTGCCAGCATCACCGACACAGATGCCGCGCGCTTCCTCACGCAGGCGACGTTCGGCGTCACCGCCGACGACATCGCGAACTTGAAGCAGCAGGGTTACGCCGCCTGGTTCGCCGCGCAGCTCGCTCAACCCGCCTCCAACCACCGCGCGAAGCTGCTCGCCGACTTTAATCTCAATCCCAACGGCGGGCAGCAATCCGTCAACGGCACCCCGACGCGCCCCGGCTCGGTCCATCGCCGCTCCGCTTGGTGGCAGATCGCCGTCCGCGGCCCCGACCAGCTCCGCCAGCGCGTCGCCTTCGCGTTGAGCGAACTGTTTGTCGTCTCCGACGTCGACGGAGCGATCAACAACAACCAGGAAGCTCTCGCGAACTACAACGACGTCCTCGCCGCTGACGCCCTCGGCAACTTCCGCACGCTGCTCGAAGACGTCACGCTCAGCCCGATGATGGGCGTTTATCTGAGCCATCTGCGCAACGCCAAAGCCGACCCCGTCACCGGCGCGCAGCCCGATGAGAACTACGCCCGCGAGGTCATGCAGCTCTTCACCATCGGCCTCTCCCAACTCCAGCCCGACGGCACGCTCAAACTCGATGCCTCCGGCCGCCCCGTGCCGACCTACGATCAAACCACGGTCACAGCGATGGCGCGCGTCTTCACCGGCTGGGCCTTCCATAATACTAATCCCACCTCCCGCAATTTCCGCACGAGCCCCGCCAACTATATCGATCCGATGACGCTCTATTCGGATTACCATGACACCGATGCCAAAACCATCGTCGGCGGTCTTCAACTTCCAGCCGGGCAAACCGGCACGCAGGATCTGCACGACGCCCTCGACGCGCTCTTCAACCACCCCAACACCGGTCCCTTCGTCTGCCGCCAGTTGATCCAACGCCTCGTCACCAGCAATCCCAGCCCCGCCTACGTTTATCGCGTCGCCCAGGTGTTTGCCAACAACGGCTCCGGCGTCCGCGGCGATCTCGCCGCCGTCGTCCGCGCGATTCTTCTGGATTACGAAGCCCGTTCGAGCGACGCCGCCGCGACCGCCAGTTTCGGCAAACTCAAGGAACCTCTCCTGCGCGTCACCGCCCTGCTCCGCGCCGTCGGCGTCACCACGTCCGACGGCCGTTTTCCGTTCTCCAACACCAACAACAGCCTCAGCGAATCTCCGCTCAGCTCGCCCACGGTCTTCAACTTTTTCCCGCCGTCCTACGTGCAGCCCGGCGACCTCGCGAGCGCCGGGCTCGTCGCGCCCGAATATCAAATTCTCACTGCCAGCACCGCTATCAGCGTTCCGAATTACCTCTACAATTTCATCACCAACACAACCTACCAGGGCGTCAGCCTCGACTTCGCCCGTCTCCTCCCGCTCGCCGACCAACCCGCCGCGCTCACGGATCAATTGAGCCTCCAACTCGTCGGCAACAGCCTCGCGCCGGCCACCCGCGACCGCGTCGTCCTCGCGCTCCAGTCGCTCCCCGCTGGCACCAGCAACACCGACCGCGTGCGCACCGCCCTCTACCTCGTCGTCACCTCGCCCGATGGTGCCGTGCAAAAATAAAACGCCGCTCATGTCCTTCACGCCCGGTCAGCCTCTTTCCCGCCGCAAGTTCCTCGGTTCCTGCTGCGCCGCCGTCGGCACCACCGGCCTGCTTTCCGCCCTCGCCCAACTCCGCCTCATCGGCGCCATCGCCAGCCCCGGCGCGTCCGCGACCCGCGCGACCGCCGCCGCCTCCGATTACAAAGCCCTCGTCTGTCTCTTCCTCCAAGGCGGCAACGACGCCAACAATCTCCTCATCCCCAACGACACCGCCGGCTACGCCAGCTACGCCGCCGCTCGCGGCGCCCTCGTCCTTCCCCAAACCGGCCTCCTCCCGCTTTCACCCCGCACCAGCGACGGCCGCGCCTTTGCGCTCCATCCATCGATGCCGGAGTTTCAGAACCTCTTCGCCGGTGGTCAGGCCGCCGTCCTCGCCAACGTCGGCACCCTCGTCGTTCCCACGACCAAAGCCCAATACACCGCCAAGTCCGTCCCGCTGCCCAACCAGTTATTTTCCCACAGCGATCAGCAGGTGGAATGGCAAAGCAGCCTCCCCGACCGTCCGTTCACCACCGGCTGGGGCGGCCGTCTCGCCGATCTCACCAACGCCTTCAACGAGAACAACACCATCTCGATGTCGATCAGCCTCGCCGGCCAGAACTCCTTTCAAGTCGGCCAGTCCGTCGCCCAATTTTCCGTCAAAAGCACCGGCCCCGTCGCCCTCAGCGGCTCGTCGCAAAGCAACTCGTCCCTCGCCGGCATCCGCACCCGCGCCCAATCCGACCTCCTCGCCGCTTCGCAAAGTCACTTGCTCGACACGGCGTTCGGGACCGTCACGCGCGATGCGATTTCCGACAGCGCCCTGCTCGCCGAATACGTCGGCTCCACCGCGGGAATCCCGTTCTCCACCGTATTTCCCGACAGCAGCCTCGGGCAGCAATTGCAGATGATCGCGCGCCTGATCGCCTCCGCGCCGGCGCTCGGCCTCAAGCGCCAGGTTTTCTTCGCCGCCCTCGGCGGCTGGGATTTGCACGACTCCCAACTCGTCGCCCACTCCACTCTCCTCGGCGACGTCTCCGCCTCGCTCCAAGCCTTCTACGCCGCCACCGTCGAACTTGGCGTCGCCTCGCAAGTGACCACGTTCACGGCCTCCGACTTCGGCCGCACCTACAACACCAACGGCGACGGCTCCGATCACGGCTGGGGCAGCCATCACCTCGTTGTCGGCGGCGCCGTTCAAGGCCGCGATATTTTCGGTCACGTCCCCGATCTCACCATCAACGGCCCAAACGACACCGGCCGCGGTCGCTGGATTCCCACGACGAGTGTCGACGAATACGCCGCCACGCTCGCGACTTGGTTCGGCGTCAGCCCGACCGATCTTCCCATCGTGCTGCCCAACATCGGCCGTTTCGCGCAACCCAATCTCGGCTTCCTCGGATGACGCGTCGCCGCCTCGCCGCGCTCGTCCTCGCCGTCGCCGCGCTGCTCGCCGTTTGGTTCTGGCTCCGACCCGCGCCCACGTCGCCCGTCGCCTCCCGCGCCCCATCCTCCGCGCCCGGCGCGACCGCGATCGCCCGCCCCGCGTCGCCGCCCCCGCTCGACGAAGACACGGGCCTCGCCGCCCTCGCGCAACTCGGTTCGCCCGCCACGACGATCTCCGCCGACCTGCAGCTCCTCGACGGCATGTTCACCCGCTACCAGTCAAACTTCCGCGGCAACCCCGTCGGCCTCAACGCCGAGATCGTCGCCACGCTCACCGGCGGCAACCCGCTGCACCTCGCGTTCATTTCCCCGCATCACCCGGCGCTCAACGCCCGCGGCGAACTCTGCGACCGCTGGGGCACCCCGTTCTTTTTCCACCAACTCTCCGGCACGCGCATGGAAATCCGCTCCGCCGGCCCCGACCGGAAAATGTGGACCGCCGACGACTCCGTGCTCACGCCGTAAACGACGCGCAACCCCGCCGACGACTCCGTGCTCACGCCGTAAACGACGCGCAACCTCCGCCGCCGCCTACGCCCGCGGATGCGCCTTCGCGTAAATCTCTTTCAACCGCGCCACGCTCACATGCGTGTAGATTTGCGTCGTCGACAGACTCGCGTGCCCCAACAGCTCCTGCACCAGCCGCAAATCCGCGCCCGCGTTCAGCAGATGCGTCGCATACGAATGCCGCAGCTTGTGCGGCGTGAGATCCAG harbors:
- a CDS encoding DUF1800 family protein; translated protein: MTAPSRFLRCCLLFLALGSSVFASEDTSRVVNLSTRGQAGVNDNAMIAGFVIGPGAPKTVLIRAVGPGLATVAPDLAPLTVTDPVVTLYQGGTPLATNAAWLAADADTMAAVGAFPLQAGSHDAAVVQTLQPGAYTAVVNGSATARNLALVEVYEVSAGTSHLLNLSTRAPVGTGDKTLIAGLVIAPDKGPRRLLIRAAGPALAAIAPGFTGELADPLLVVRDAHGVALATNDDWGSVATSAGLAAAFSAVGAFPFPDASHDAALLGDFPPGAYTVTVSGVGDTTGIALAEVYDVTPAEPTTVTLSVDRTSTDEGNVTPLQFTFTRDGDSTAPLTVYYTAGGTATNGADYTSLPGSLVIPAGATSATVLVVPVADFETEPDETLQLSLQPAASYSPGATSTATVTLADRPPSLFVADLRAGDSSTSIASGTATLLLSANASTISVSLSFAGLSSPETVTYVRLGDPGTIGEELFRLPIGQVDSATWTIKAVGTLALDDVVAALRAGRFFVNVQTEAFPTGEIRGQFIQSNGSQTFTAPSDPPAVDLASITDTDAARFLTQATFGVTADDIANLKQQGYAAWFAAQLAQPASNHRAKLLADFNLNPNGGQQSVNGTPTRPGSVHRRSAWWQIAVRGPDQLRQRVAFALSELFVVSDVDGAINNNQEALANYNDVLAADALGNFRTLLEDVTLSPMMGVYLSHLRNAKADPVTGAQPDENYAREVMQLFTIGLSQLQPDGTLKLDASGRPVPTYDQTTVTAMARVFTGWAFHNTNPTSRNFRTSPANYIDPMTLYSDYHDTDAKTIVGGLQLPAGQTGTQDLHDALDALFNHPNTGPFVCRQLIQRLVTSNPSPAYVYRVAQVFANNGSGVRGDLAAVVRAILLDYEARSSDAAATASFGKLKEPLLRVTALLRAVGVTTSDGRFPFSNTNNSLSESPLSSPTVFNFFPPSYVQPGDLASAGLVAPEYQILTASTAISVPNYLYNFITNTTYQGVSLDFARLLPLADQPAALTDQLSLQLVGNSLAPATRDRVVLALQSLPAGTSNTDRVRTALYLVVTSPDGAVQK
- a CDS encoding DUF1501 domain-containing protein; this translates as MSFTPGQPLSRRKFLGSCCAAVGTTGLLSALAQLRLIGAIASPGASATRATAAASDYKALVCLFLQGGNDANNLLIPNDTAGYASYAAARGALVLPQTGLLPLSPRTSDGRAFALHPSMPEFQNLFAGGQAAVLANVGTLVVPTTKAQYTAKSVPLPNQLFSHSDQQVEWQSSLPDRPFTTGWGGRLADLTNAFNENNTISMSISLAGQNSFQVGQSVAQFSVKSTGPVALSGSSQSNSSLAGIRTRAQSDLLAASQSHLLDTAFGTVTRDAISDSALLAEYVGSTAGIPFSTVFPDSSLGQQLQMIARLIASAPALGLKRQVFFAALGGWDLHDSQLVAHSTLLGDVSASLQAFYAATVELGVASQVTTFTASDFGRTYNTNGDGSDHGWGSHHLVVGGAVQGRDIFGHVPDLTINGPNDTGRGRWIPTTSVDEYAATLATWFGVSPTDLPIVLPNIGRFAQPNLGFLG